The window CTACCGCCGAATTCGGAGGCGTGAGCGAGCATTGCCTCGGTCGAGTCATGCTCGGCGCGCAGCGCGTTCTCCTTGCCAGGCGCGGACACCTGAGGATCGTAACTCGCGCGCTCCATGGTCAATCTTAGCAAGGGGGCGTGGCGGCGCAGCACTTCCGCATAGCCTTCAACATAGGCCGGGACGAAACTTGCAAGGTCCTTGCAGTCCTTGGCCAGACGATCGAGCAGGGCGCTTTCCTCGGCGCGCAAGACTTCCAGCGCCTCTGCAATGACGCCACGGACCAGATTGTCCTTGCTTTCAAAGCGCAGGTAGATCGAGCCAATCGAAACCTGGCCGCGCTCGCTTACTTCCTGCAATGTGAATTCTTCGCTGCCACGTTCGAGCATCAATTCACGCCCTGCGGCGAGCATCCGTTCAAGCGACGCCTTGGATCGGCCCTGCTGCGGCTTTCGGCTCACATCCTCGACTGCAAAGGCCGGAGCTGTGCTCTTCTTCCTCAATCCACCATGCATGGAGCGATCCCTGTTCATTCAGCTGCAGCGCCCATGCGCCACTTGTGCAAAAAGATAAACTGCGTTTCGACGCGAAATCAATCGGTGTGAGGCAGTTTTCAACTAAGGTGACACCTGATCATGCTGTCCGTCCCCGACCTTGGCTGATGATGTGAAGGACAAAAGCAATCGCAGCCGCGCCGAGGCCAATCGAGCCCGCGGTCAGGAAAGCTCCCTGCATCGATCCAGTCTGCACATCGAGCGCATGGACCAGCCGCGGCGATTGCGACTGGGCGAGGAAGAAGGCCGCCGTCCAAACTCCCATGCCCAGGCCCCGATGGGTGTAGCTGAATTTGGTTTGGGCCCAGCTGATCAACGACGGCACGGTCATCCCTGCGGCGGTTTGCTGAACGATCAGGGCCAAGGCCATCG of the Aquisediminimonas profunda genome contains:
- a CDS encoding TetR/AcrR family transcriptional regulator; this encodes MNRDRSMHGGLRKKSTAPAFAVEDVSRKPQQGRSKASLERMLAAGRELMLERGSEEFTLQEVSERGQVSIGSIYLRFESKDNLVRGVIAEALEVLRAEESALLDRLAKDCKDLASFVPAYVEGYAEVLRRHAPLLRLTMERASYDPQVSAPGKENALRAEHDSTEAMLAHASEFGGSDPRVKAQSAYHIVFATLARQLSLGSSGEAVHDYDWNLLKRELGRMCLAYFRAN